One region of Mycobacterium riyadhense genomic DNA includes:
- a CDS encoding transposase, translating into MALGCENRQGRFDDAMLLVGDQLPEGSIYRLLAEHGGALFGDDYFADLFKASTRGRPTVPARVVATVMLLQAYEGLSDREACDRLAFDLRWKAAAGLTVGAEAFHPTVLVGMRNRLRKSDRPRRLFDDVNTTAQAAGLLRGRRRVLDSTPLFDAVATQDTVIQLRAAIRKVLSVADRADPALAGAVRQVLTRDDDYASLGKPPCDWDDPKARESLVDALARDAQAALEVLDGRELDGPLAEAAQLLGLVAGQDVEAGEDGVFRIARRVARDRLISTVDVEARHGHKSRARTFDGYKSHLSVDPDEELITNVAITAANTADREVIDELLNEPVAGAPADAESDDDDDDGSDSQNGSGSKGFEVYGDSAYAGGATLDEQTQRGHDMRAKVPPVRNANGYSKDQFRIDLAGRTVTCPADHTVSIRAGVRHPVARFGVLCQSCPLRAECTKSRRGRVISIHPRDAALQHAKARQRDPAWQQDYRTYRPVVERKISHFTHRPWGGRRARCRGHKRILTDILARAGAINLARLAALGLHHGAAGWAIA; encoded by the coding sequence GTGGCGTTGGGATGTGAGAATCGGCAGGGCCGGTTCGATGACGCGATGCTTCTGGTGGGTGATCAGTTGCCCGAGGGCAGCATCTATCGGCTGTTGGCCGAGCACGGCGGCGCGCTGTTCGGCGATGACTATTTCGCCGACTTGTTCAAGGCCTCGACGCGGGGCCGCCCGACTGTGCCGGCGCGCGTGGTGGCCACGGTGATGCTGTTGCAGGCCTACGAGGGCTTGTCGGATCGGGAAGCGTGTGACCGGCTGGCTTTCGACTTGCGTTGGAAGGCCGCTGCCGGGTTGACAGTGGGGGCGGAGGCTTTTCACCCCACGGTGCTCGTTGGGATGCGCAACCGGCTGCGGAAGTCCGATCGGCCGCGGCGGTTGTTCGATGACGTCAATACCACCGCCCAAGCGGCCGGGTTGTTACGGGGACGGCGGCGGGTGTTGGATTCCACCCCGTTGTTTGATGCGGTGGCCACTCAGGACACGGTGATCCAGTTGCGGGCCGCGATCCGCAAAGTACTGTCCGTGGCTGACCGGGCCGATCCTGCGTTGGCGGGTGCGGTGCGGCAGGTGCTGACCCGCGACGATGACTACGCCAGCCTGGGTAAGCCGCCGTGCGACTGGGACGACCCGAAAGCCCGAGAGTCGCTGGTGGATGCGCTGGCCCGCGATGCCCAGGCGGCGTTGGAGGTGCTGGATGGCCGCGAGTTGGACGGGCCGCTCGCCGAAGCCGCCCAGCTGCTGGGGTTGGTGGCCGGCCAAGACGTCGAGGCCGGCGAGGATGGGGTGTTTCGTATCGCCCGGCGGGTGGCCCGGGATCGGCTGATCTCCACCGTCGATGTCGAGGCCCGCCACGGGCACAAGTCACGGGCCCGTACCTTCGACGGTTACAAAAGTCACCTCAGTGTGGATCCGGATGAGGAGCTGATCACCAATGTGGCCATCACCGCGGCCAACACCGCCGATCGCGAGGTCATCGACGAGCTGCTGAACGAACCCGTCGCGGGCGCACCTGCCGATGCCGAATCGGACGATGACGATGACGACGGTAGCGACTCACAGAATGGTTCGGGGTCCAAAGGGTTTGAGGTGTATGGGGATTCGGCCTACGCCGGCGGGGCTACGCTGGATGAGCAGACCCAGCGGGGTCATGACATGCGCGCCAAAGTGCCTCCGGTGCGCAACGCCAACGGCTATTCCAAAGACCAGTTCAGGATTGATCTGGCCGGCCGCACCGTCACCTGCCCGGCTGATCACACCGTGAGCATCCGCGCTGGTGTGCGTCACCCCGTGGCGCGCTTCGGTGTGCTGTGTCAGTCGTGTCCGTTGCGGGCGGAGTGCACGAAGTCCCGTCGGGGGCGCGTGATCAGCATTCACCCGCGGGACGCCGCGCTGCAGCACGCCAAAGCGCGCCAACGAGATCCGGCCTGGCAGCAGGACTACCGGACCTATCGGCCGGTGGTGGAACGCAAGATCAGCCACTTCACCCACCGCCCCTGGGGTGGCCGAAGAGCCCGCTGCCGCGGACACAAACGCATCCTGACCGACATCCTGGCCCGAGCCGGCGCCATCAACCTCGCCCGACTGGCCGCCCTGGGCCTACACCACGGAGCCGCGGGCTGGGCGATTGCCTGA
- a CDS encoding nucleotidyl transferase AbiEii/AbiGii toxin family protein, with product MKTMLDTAASAIGVEYRDRKSAGDLGTATQEAWLGLPLTQSDQSGGLADPKSVLVELGQTGGPKPALQAQVESLLYRELRATDLVGGQWDDLRPFDVTILHPGRTLIEKLLRVNNFVVDPTKRTTLHGLPRIGRQFYDIWALLGDASVTTLLADTVMVSDILTSVFEVSQAFGGDHPIPDGGFAASEAFNPSGEFAKDLRREHNTAMDTFHYGSERPTFDEVLERVHSCSKLLDPERD from the coding sequence ATGAAGACGATGCTGGATACGGCGGCGTCGGCGATTGGCGTGGAGTACCGCGACCGGAAGTCGGCCGGCGACTTGGGAACTGCCACGCAAGAGGCTTGGCTGGGCCTACCTCTCACCCAAAGCGACCAGTCAGGCGGACTTGCTGATCCTAAATCGGTTCTCGTCGAACTGGGCCAGACCGGCGGACCAAAACCGGCGCTGCAAGCGCAGGTCGAATCGCTTTTGTACCGGGAGCTGAGGGCGACGGACCTCGTTGGTGGTCAGTGGGACGACCTGCGGCCGTTCGACGTGACGATCCTGCACCCAGGACGCACACTCATCGAAAAGCTGTTGCGGGTCAACAACTTCGTCGTGGACCCAACCAAACGCACCACCTTGCACGGGCTGCCTCGTATCGGGCGCCAGTTCTACGACATCTGGGCGCTGTTGGGGGATGCCTCTGTCACGACGCTGCTCGCCGACACGGTAATGGTTAGCGACATCCTCACCAGCGTATTCGAGGTGTCGCAGGCTTTCGGCGGCGATCATCCGATACCCGATGGAGGCTTCGCGGCCTCCGAAGCGTTCAATCCAAGCGGCGAGTTCGCGAAAGACCTTCGCCGGGAGCACAACACCGCAATGGATACGTTCCATTACGGCAGCGAACGGCCAACATTCGATGAGGTGCTGGAGCGAGTTCATTCGTGCTCGAAGCTCCTTGACCCCGAACGGGATTGA
- a CDS encoding PE family protein has product MWYVTVAPEAVMAAASDLANLGSTISVANAAAAAPTTSVVAAAQDEVSTAIAALFGGHAQQFQALSAKAVAFHDQFVQALTGGAASYVKAEAANLLRLMVGDHAGAFGAAALSNAAAAAPAADIGGELLGRLFGAGFKAFETAVESLARIAGQQADGAVQTARLAKLAMQTKQIVTNGVKLIAQDGAELYTNGQELVQFGGRFPGLYGREAVLNISNDAQWLRNVWGVDQQTLRSLLGSQLHVFARGEGLAQSYFQKVGNDIYQIETNAQGQIIRSFVTTEAIFKRWVAMTVNGARSTVFPRL; this is encoded by the coding sequence GTGTGGTATGTGACCGTAGCGCCGGAGGCTGTGATGGCTGCGGCGTCGGACTTGGCGAATCTCGGTTCGACGATCAGCGTGGCCAATGCAGCGGCGGCAGCCCCGACCACAAGCGTGGTGGCCGCCGCCCAAGATGAGGTATCCACGGCGATCGCGGCGCTGTTCGGCGGCCATGCGCAGCAATTCCAGGCGCTCAGCGCCAAAGCTGTGGCATTTCACGACCAGTTCGTACAAGCCCTGACCGGCGGCGCGGCATCCTATGTCAAGGCTGAGGCCGCCAACTTGCTGCGGTTGATGGTCGGTGATCACGCCGGAGCATTTGGGGCGGCGGCGCTCAGTAATGCGGCGGCGGCGGCCCCGGCGGCGGATATCGGAGGAGAATTGTTAGGCCGCCTGTTCGGTGCTGGATTTAAGGCATTCGAAACGGCAGTTGAGAGCCTTGCCAGAATTGCAGGCCAACAGGCAGACGGGGCGGTCCAGACGGCGCGCTTAGCGAAGCTAGCGATGCAGACGAAGCAAATAGTAACCAACGGTGTCAAGCTCATTGCCCAGGACGGGGCGGAGCTCTATACCAACGGACAAGAACTCGTCCAATTCGGGGGGCGTTTCCCGGGCCTCTATGGGCGAGAGGCGGTTCTTAATATCTCCAACGACGCCCAGTGGCTTAGAAATGTCTGGGGGGTTGACCAGCAAACTCTGAGAAGCCTTTTGGGATCGCAGTTGCATGTCTTTGCGCGCGGCGAGGGGCTCGCCCAAAGTTATTTCCAGAAGGTCGGCAACGACATCTACCAGATCGAAACCAACGCCCAAGGCCAAATCATCCGCAGCTTCGTGACGACGGAAGCGATATTCAAGCGGTGGGTAGCCATGACCGTCAACGGCGCCCGGTCCACGGTGTTCCCAAGGCTCTAG
- a CDS encoding helix-turn-helix domain-containing protein: MSVETVEAATFVPEEREELGLVVGFLAAHERRRGSAASPSYALVGVEEHDRIELPPTVHQALRKVVAALYAGKAVTIAPQAMKLTTQEAADLLGVSRPTVVRLITDGVLPAERIGNRHRLLLDDVLAYRDQRRNRQYEALAATAVDVDTEGDLEAIRQQLREARRVAAQRRRAKSSTR; encoded by the coding sequence GTGAGCGTAGAAACGGTGGAGGCGGCAACTTTCGTCCCAGAAGAACGCGAGGAGCTTGGTCTCGTCGTTGGATTCCTCGCCGCCCATGAGCGTCGTCGCGGGTCGGCCGCTTCTCCAAGTTATGCCCTCGTTGGCGTGGAGGAACACGACCGCATCGAACTGCCGCCGACCGTGCACCAGGCACTGAGGAAGGTGGTGGCCGCGCTGTATGCCGGCAAGGCTGTGACCATTGCGCCACAAGCGATGAAGCTGACCACGCAAGAGGCGGCTGATCTGCTCGGAGTCAGCCGGCCGACGGTGGTTCGCCTGATCACCGACGGTGTGTTGCCGGCCGAACGGATCGGCAATCGTCATCGGTTGCTTCTCGATGATGTTCTGGCTTATCGGGATCAGCGCCGGAATCGTCAGTACGAGGCGTTGGCTGCCACCGCCGTCGATGTCGACACCGAGGGCGATCTCGAGGCGATTCGCCAGCAACTTCGCGAAGCCCGCCGAGTCGCGGCCCAGAGGCGACGGGCCAAGTCCTCAACCCGCTGA
- a CDS encoding GNAT family N-acetyltransferase: MRFHPTLLDPDKHHRDEFAPGETTLDDWLHRYAGQNRRANTAAVWVIADASHSVACYATLSMTSVDWSASPKPLRKGAPWQVPALLIGRLATDARVAALGLGPEMVKHILATAAELNIKAACRAVVVTALNPDAFRWWQRFGFEPFDADDVANLNLYLLTKDIAATLADR; this comes from the coding sequence GTGCGATTCCACCCGACTCTGCTTGACCCCGACAAACACCACCGCGACGAATTCGCCCCTGGCGAAACAACTTTAGACGACTGGTTGCATCGCTATGCAGGCCAGAATCGCCGCGCCAACACCGCCGCGGTGTGGGTGATTGCCGACGCCAGCCACAGCGTCGCGTGCTACGCCACATTGTCGATGACTTCCGTCGATTGGTCCGCCAGCCCCAAACCGTTGCGCAAGGGCGCGCCATGGCAGGTTCCCGCGCTGCTGATCGGCCGACTGGCCACCGACGCTCGTGTAGCCGCACTTGGCCTTGGCCCTGAGATGGTCAAACATATCCTGGCCACTGCCGCCGAGCTGAACATCAAAGCGGCCTGCCGGGCAGTTGTCGTCACCGCACTCAACCCTGACGCGTTCCGCTGGTGGCAACGGTTCGGATTCGAACCGTTCGATGCCGACGACGTCGCAAACCTGAATCTCTACCTGTTGACCAAAGACATCGCTGCCACCTTGGCCGACCGGTAA
- a CDS encoding DUF1778 domain-containing protein, whose product MKDDRLQLRVDAATKRRLEEAASEAHLGVTAFVLQAANRAADDALAERQSIHLSPEAATAFAEALNRPAQVNERLAAALQRPAKFSWLD is encoded by the coding sequence ATGAAGGATGACCGGCTGCAGCTGCGCGTCGACGCCGCCACCAAACGGCGATTGGAGGAGGCAGCCAGCGAGGCGCACCTGGGCGTCACAGCGTTCGTTCTGCAGGCCGCCAACCGCGCTGCCGACGATGCGCTTGCCGAACGGCAAAGCATCCACCTCTCCCCCGAAGCCGCGACTGCCTTTGCTGAAGCACTCAACCGTCCAGCGCAGGTGAACGAGCGGCTCGCGGCGGCGTTGCAGCGGCCGGCGAAGTTCAGCTGGCTCGACTAA
- a CDS encoding pyridoxamine 5'-phosphate oxidase family protein, translated as MNKQELARDLGHPDAQKLLSGSMARLAYNGHDGFPRVIPVGFYWTGERIVVSTAPTSPKARALSSRPQVALTIDTGSTPEEAKALLVRGLATLETVDGVTDEYLAAARSSMDGPQLAEFERTVRSTYKQMVRISIEPVWARFYDFGAGRLPAYLANLVNDGWPTSDRDDRTFTNVFFVFHVQIARLTDAGVT; from the coding sequence ATGAACAAGCAAGAGCTGGCTCGGGATCTTGGCCACCCCGACGCCCAGAAGCTGCTTTCCGGCTCCATGGCAAGGCTCGCCTACAACGGACATGATGGCTTCCCGCGGGTCATCCCCGTCGGGTTCTACTGGACCGGCGAACGCATCGTTGTCTCCACGGCACCGACCTCCCCGAAAGCCCGCGCGCTTTCGTCCCGTCCGCAAGTGGCATTGACGATCGATACCGGCTCCACACCCGAAGAGGCGAAGGCGCTCTTGGTGCGTGGCCTCGCCACACTGGAAACCGTCGATGGCGTCACCGATGAGTACCTCGCGGCAGCGAGGAGTTCGATGGACGGCCCCCAACTCGCCGAGTTCGAGCGCACCGTGCGGTCGACGTATAAGCAGATGGTGCGCATCTCGATCGAGCCGGTTTGGGCGCGGTTTTATGACTTTGGAGCTGGCCGATTACCCGCTTATCTTGCGAATCTCGTCAACGATGGTTGGCCAACCTCAGACCGTGACGATCGTACATTTACGAACGTATTTTTCGTTTTTCATGTGCAAATAGCCCGGCTCACGGATGCTGGTGTCACTTAG
- a CDS encoding TauD/TfdA dioxygenase family protein, which translates to MLVSLSNRRLPVRLKRRVFMRATSLGHGFGARVDGIALHEIGDRVLSDVISLLEEWGLLVFPRQALDDRDLHAFATRIGSLEESSRKVCLSPQFPAIGNLSNLRDDDGERIGFASTTTDFWHSDQQHRENPATLAFLYCLVPSPAGGATSFVSTDVDRTGLDSDLIDRLAALRVVYEPAPDHDNIPATQVSQPALLKSPTSQRRFAYVSENTVGFLGLGEEGSATLKRLVLDHLLHPSRVYSHDWTMGDLILYDNAQLMHRREPYEGRRWLKTAKIFAPKDTFAVPA; encoded by the coding sequence ATGCTGGTGTCACTTAGTAACCGGCGTTTGCCGGTGCGGCTGAAGAGACGGGTGTTCATGAGGGCTACTTCATTAGGTCATGGGTTCGGAGCCAGGGTCGATGGAATTGCTCTGCATGAAATCGGCGACCGCGTGCTGTCCGACGTGATCTCGTTGCTTGAGGAATGGGGGCTGCTCGTGTTTCCGCGACAGGCTTTGGACGATCGCGATCTGCATGCATTCGCCACCCGGATCGGAAGTCTGGAGGAATCGTCCAGAAAAGTCTGTCTCTCACCGCAATTCCCGGCGATCGGGAACCTTTCGAATCTGCGGGACGACGACGGCGAGCGCATCGGGTTCGCCAGTACCACAACGGACTTCTGGCACTCCGACCAGCAACATCGAGAGAATCCGGCGACACTGGCCTTCCTGTACTGTCTGGTCCCGTCCCCGGCAGGCGGGGCGACAAGTTTCGTATCCACCGACGTCGACAGAACAGGGCTTGATTCTGATCTGATTGATCGGCTGGCAGCGTTACGCGTTGTGTATGAGCCCGCGCCCGACCATGACAACATTCCCGCGACCCAAGTCTCTCAGCCGGCGCTTCTGAAAAGCCCTACCTCCCAAAGACGTTTTGCGTACGTCAGCGAGAACACCGTCGGATTCCTAGGGCTTGGGGAAGAAGGCTCCGCCACACTCAAGCGGCTGGTGCTCGATCATCTCCTCCACCCGAGTCGGGTCTATTCGCACGACTGGACCATGGGGGACTTGATCCTTTACGACAACGCTCAACTCATGCATCGCCGCGAGCCCTACGAAGGGCGCCGCTGGTTGAAAACGGCGAAAATCTTCGCGCCGAAGGACACGTTTGCTGTCCCCGCATGA
- a CDS encoding MFS transporter gives MTAHTLTIAPTFLIPTWTSHGMGLAAAGGLAGAPALGMMFALVPWGWVIDEHGERIPSVLGFIVAASAYAVASSVAEYRQLWLLLFLGGAAAASVNTATGRLVAGHFPASQRGKAMGVRQTAQPLGNALAAVLLPPLADSIGPGHALLAPAFICGCVGCLCLLFPDPVQQPPGQSSVHPKNPYKDGSKYLQRIHLSGMLLTVPQAIVWTFMFAWLRSDQGWAAVDAGLLVAATQLLSALGRVVAGRWSDVTGSRTRPIRQIAISVTVCMIILVSAEAAGLKLAIPCVVALAILSVADNGLTVTAVVEYAGTRFSGRALGVQSMGQLLIGSLSGPVFGAVIAAAGYPTMFGIAALAPVAAVLAIPSLPANRSWKTERGDHPTESVCPEENS, from the coding sequence TTGACCGCCCATACCCTGACGATCGCTCCGACGTTCCTCATCCCGACGTGGACGAGCCACGGGATGGGGCTTGCCGCGGCGGGAGGGCTGGCAGGCGCTCCCGCTCTGGGCATGATGTTCGCCTTGGTTCCGTGGGGTTGGGTTATCGACGAGCACGGAGAACGGATCCCAAGCGTTTTAGGGTTCATCGTGGCAGCGTCCGCCTACGCCGTCGCCTCGTCTGTAGCCGAGTACCGCCAATTGTGGCTTCTCTTGTTTCTCGGGGGCGCTGCCGCAGCATCGGTGAACACGGCGACCGGTCGACTGGTCGCGGGGCATTTCCCTGCCTCGCAACGAGGAAAGGCCATGGGCGTGCGTCAAACAGCTCAACCCCTGGGCAATGCGCTAGCGGCGGTGCTGCTCCCGCCCCTCGCCGACTCGATCGGGCCAGGGCACGCACTGCTCGCGCCCGCGTTCATATGCGGCTGCGTTGGTTGCCTCTGTCTGTTATTCCCAGACCCAGTGCAGCAGCCCCCCGGACAAAGCTCCGTACACCCAAAAAATCCATACAAGGATGGTTCCAAGTATCTTCAGCGGATCCATTTGTCGGGCATGCTGCTCACCGTGCCCCAAGCGATCGTCTGGACGTTCATGTTCGCCTGGCTACGGTCCGACCAAGGCTGGGCGGCGGTGGACGCGGGTCTTCTTGTCGCAGCGACTCAGTTGCTGAGCGCTCTGGGTCGCGTGGTGGCGGGACGTTGGTCAGATGTGACCGGATCTAGAACAAGGCCCATCCGGCAGATCGCGATCTCGGTCACGGTATGCATGATCATCTTGGTCAGTGCCGAAGCGGCAGGTCTCAAACTTGCCATCCCGTGCGTCGTGGCGCTCGCGATCCTCAGTGTTGCCGACAACGGGCTGACGGTGACCGCGGTGGTGGAATACGCGGGGACACGCTTTAGTGGACGAGCGCTTGGGGTTCAAAGCATGGGGCAGCTGCTAATTGGCTCGCTCTCCGGCCCCGTGTTCGGCGCCGTGATCGCGGCAGCGGGTTATCCGACCATGTTCGGAATTGCGGCACTCGCGCCGGTAGCGGCCGTCCTCGCAATTCCTAGCCTCCCCGCGAACCGATCATGGAAGACTGAGCGTGGCGATCATCCCACGGAGTCGGTCTGCCCGGAGGAGAACAGCTAA
- a CDS encoding dihydrofolate reductase family protein: MIAAGVIDEYRLFIHPVVQGAGRRLFPDGRMISGFSPAAPPMTFPGGVTLVSWKTPTELAHR, encoded by the coding sequence TTGATCGCCGCGGGTGTGATCGATGAGTACCGTTTGTTCATCCACCCCGTCGTCCAGGGCGCTGGCCGCCGCCTGTTCCCCGACGGCCGAATGATCTCCGGGTTTAGCCCGGCTGCACCACCGATGACTTTCCCCGGCGGTGTCACATTGGTCAGCTGGAAAACCCCGACCGAATTGGCGCATCGCTGA
- a CDS encoding NAD(P)/FAD-dependent oxidoreductase, protein MTTTADAVIVGAGIVGSATALELARRGVDALVLDKAGAAGMGSTSASSALIRFSYSTWEGVAASWESKFRWEEWEEYLGYRDPNGMARFHRCGKILLDVPLIPRQRMIELFDRAGIPYEVWDAETLAKRVKGIDTGSFYPPKPVDSDEFFEDPHGDLGALYNPDGGYVDDPRLAAANLAAAAAHRGARFAFRRRVMSIDRVGDVWRVTIDGHEPVEAPVLVNAAGPWSSAINKMVGATSDFRIKVAPMRQEVHQVRAPASLREPDAEFPAIGDLDLGIYTRPESGGNMLVGGTEPECDPLEWIDDPDAANLNPTVERYEAQITRAARRFPELTVPNRPNGIAGVYDVAEDWTPIYDKTALPGFYVGIGTSGNQFKNAPIVGSILDRIIDAVENGHDHDGDPVHYTCTHTGHDLNLGAFSRKRERNPDSSGTVMG, encoded by the coding sequence ATGACCACCACGGCTGACGCCGTCATCGTTGGCGCAGGAATCGTCGGCTCCGCCACGGCTCTGGAGCTGGCGCGGCGCGGAGTCGACGCGCTCGTACTCGACAAGGCCGGTGCCGCCGGCATGGGATCGACAAGCGCGTCCAGCGCCCTCATCCGGTTCAGCTACTCGACGTGGGAGGGTGTCGCGGCTTCCTGGGAGTCGAAGTTCCGCTGGGAGGAGTGGGAAGAGTACCTAGGCTACCGAGACCCCAACGGAATGGCGCGATTTCATCGATGCGGCAAGATTCTTCTCGACGTCCCGCTCATCCCACGGCAACGAATGATCGAACTGTTTGACCGGGCAGGTATCCCATACGAGGTGTGGGACGCCGAAACGCTCGCGAAGCGCGTGAAGGGCATTGATACCGGTTCCTTCTACCCGCCCAAGCCGGTCGATTCCGATGAGTTCTTCGAAGACCCGCATGGCGACCTCGGGGCGCTGTACAACCCCGACGGCGGATACGTTGACGACCCACGCTTGGCCGCTGCCAACCTCGCAGCGGCGGCCGCGCACCGGGGCGCGCGCTTCGCGTTCCGCCGCCGGGTCATGTCGATAGATCGCGTTGGTGACGTGTGGCGCGTCACGATCGATGGACACGAACCGGTCGAGGCACCCGTGCTCGTGAACGCGGCCGGGCCATGGTCTAGCGCCATCAACAAGATGGTCGGCGCCACAAGCGATTTCAGGATCAAGGTCGCCCCAATGCGCCAGGAGGTTCACCAGGTGCGGGCGCCTGCATCGCTGCGGGAGCCGGACGCCGAGTTCCCCGCGATCGGCGACTTGGACCTGGGCATCTATACGCGGCCCGAATCGGGAGGCAACATGCTGGTCGGCGGCACCGAGCCGGAGTGCGATCCGCTCGAGTGGATCGACGACCCCGATGCGGCCAATCTGAACCCGACCGTCGAGCGGTACGAGGCTCAGATCACCCGAGCCGCACGGCGCTTTCCGGAGTTGACCGTTCCGAACCGACCCAACGGCATTGCCGGCGTTTACGACGTCGCCGAGGATTGGACGCCGATCTACGACAAGACGGCGCTGCCGGGGTTCTACGTCGGGATCGGCACCAGCGGGAACCAGTTCAAGAACGCCCCGATCGTCGGCTCCATCCTGGACCGGATCATCGACGCCGTTGAAAACGGCCACGACCACGACGGCGACCCGGTCCACTACACGTGTACGCACACAGGGCACGACCTCAACCTCGGGGCCTTTTCACGTAAGCGAGAACGCAACCCAGATTCCTCCGGCACGGTAATGGGATAG
- a CDS encoding class I SAM-dependent methyltransferase, which translates to MVPAPGSCETVDVDNRRLDRTASLTAQLNAAQRAAETLRPPARRLLDDPYSRHFVEHPALRAILAHPRSADVALRVADRMWGGLHAHIALRVRYADDACAAAISDGVDQLVLLGAGFDTTSLRRATAPVRVFEVDAPTTQARKRPVIERLLPPHRRHQTVWVPCDFEYDVLRERLLDSGFDPTGASLVIWLGVTPYLTRAAIDATLSDLAQICTPGSRLVVDYICAGVVAARTRWKSASRVARMVARRGEPYRSDFTEAGLNEMLTAHDFQPREHLSVSALLRRYDPANESRLASDDWLAIATALRS; encoded by the coding sequence ATGGTTCCTGCACCAGGGAGTTGCGAGACGGTTGATGTAGACAACCGGCGTCTTGACCGCACGGCGAGTTTGACCGCCCAGCTCAACGCCGCCCAACGCGCCGCGGAAACGTTGCGACCACCGGCCCGTCGCCTCCTCGACGACCCCTACTCGCGTCATTTCGTCGAACACCCCGCGTTGCGAGCCATCCTGGCCCACCCGCGTTCGGCCGACGTCGCACTTCGCGTAGCCGACCGTATGTGGGGCGGACTGCACGCCCACATCGCACTTCGAGTGCGTTACGCCGACGATGCGTGCGCAGCCGCCATCAGCGATGGCGTGGACCAACTCGTCCTGCTCGGCGCCGGCTTCGATACCACCAGCCTGCGGCGTGCCACCGCGCCGGTGCGGGTCTTCGAGGTCGACGCTCCAACCACCCAAGCCCGCAAGCGCCCAGTGATCGAGCGGCTGTTACCGCCTCACCGTCGCCACCAAACGGTCTGGGTGCCATGCGATTTCGAATATGACGTACTGCGCGAACGGCTTCTCGATAGCGGGTTCGACCCGACCGGGGCAAGCCTGGTCATCTGGCTGGGGGTCACTCCGTATCTCACCCGTGCCGCCATCGACGCGACGCTTAGCGACCTCGCCCAGATCTGTACGCCCGGCAGCCGTCTGGTCGTCGACTACATCTGTGCCGGCGTCGTCGCTGCACGCACCCGATGGAAAAGCGCGAGCCGCGTTGCCCGCATGGTGGCCCGGCGCGGCGAACCGTACCGCAGCGATTTCACCGAGGCCGGCCTGAACGAAATGCTGACCGCGCACGATTTCCAGCCTCGCGAGCATCTAAGTGTCTCCGCGCTGCTGAGGCGTTACGACCCCGCGAACGAAAGCCGATTGGCATCCGACGACTGGCTCGCTATCGCCACCGCGCTACGCAGCTGA